In Candidatus Syntrophoarchaeum caldarius, one DNA window encodes the following:
- a CDS encoding DNA primase large subunit, translated as MRLIEGLERLELSKIASYPFLPEASKYVSELGISPDDLVYRTEFAHARSRGAERVLDALEGNVFEEGGKIPILDHAKESRLVTELLSYPFSRMIISVINDPYLTRRFAVAEAKIAHRRLQREPPSFTVYLGSDLGLDLDLENDDRIRIHFLDYIRVSSILRGIEWKLVNQRIRKGWVILNFKDYLRVLQEFIRLKNEDGLPAKVSRGLKAGIEAYLPQIREKLAVRTAQFEHEIAVVDPEKFPPCIRAMIRDISAGVNISHSARFTLTTFLLNIGLSEEDVIKIYRSSPDFDESKTRYQVKHIASKEYTPPSCSTIKTYGNCTATCPQPSHPLTIYKKALERGA; from the coding sequence TCAAAATATGTGAGTGAGCTTGGTATATCTCCCGATGACCTTGTTTACAGGACAGAGTTCGCACATGCGAGAAGTCGTGGAGCAGAGCGAGTTCTTGATGCGTTGGAGGGTAATGTATTTGAAGAGGGCGGCAAGATCCCAATACTCGATCATGCAAAAGAGAGCCGTTTAGTGACAGAACTCCTCTCATATCCGTTTTCAAGGATGATAATTTCTGTGATCAATGATCCATATCTCACGAGGCGGTTTGCGGTGGCTGAAGCAAAGATCGCGCATCGCAGACTTCAGCGTGAACCACCATCATTCACGGTATATCTTGGCAGTGATCTTGGTCTTGATCTTGATCTTGAGAATGATGATCGGATCAGGATACACTTTCTGGATTACATACGTGTCTCCTCAATTCTGCGTGGTATCGAGTGGAAACTTGTCAATCAGCGAATCAGAAAGGGTTGGGTTATTCTCAACTTCAAAGATTATCTCAGAGTTTTGCAGGAATTTATACGACTTAAAAATGAGGATGGCCTTCCAGCAAAAGTTTCAAGAGGGCTTAAGGCAGGAATTGAAGCATATCTACCTCAGATCCGTGAGAAACTCGCAGTACGCACGGCGCAGTTTGAGCATGAGATTGCAGTCGTTGATCCTGAGAAGTTCCCGCCATGCATCAGGGCGATGATCCGTGATATTTCAGCAGGGGTCAATATCTCGCATTCTGCACGGTTTACACTGACTACTTTTCTCCTGAATATCGGGCTATCAGAGGAGGATGTTATCAAGATCTACCGTAGTTCTCCAGATTTTGATGAATCAAAGACGCGTTATCAGGTGAAGCACATCGCATCAAAGGAATATACGCCTCCTTCCTGCTCGACGATCAAAACATATGGTAACTGCACGGCCACATGTCCCCAACCGAGCCATCCGCTGACAATATACAAAAAAGCGCTTGAACGTGGAGCATGA